The following are encoded in a window of Doryrhamphus excisus isolate RoL2022-K1 chromosome 16, RoL_Dexc_1.0, whole genome shotgun sequence genomic DNA:
- the LOC131104481 gene encoding sterol 26-hydroxylase, mitochondrial: protein MKPWPHRLSAHGRGLVTFSTRTLIQVTTEAAKLKTINDLPGPAFFTTLYWLFVKGYADKSHLLQGLQKNLYGPIWRSRFGPFDLVNVASPELIAQVIQQEGRYPVRAVLPHWKEYLDLRGQAYGLHVDKGLEWHRMRSVLNSKLLKLQEVRAYAPIIQQVVEDLLHRIEFLRIRSSDQTTVSDVAAELYKFGFEGISSILFETRLGCLQEDIPQDTLRFITAVNDMLTLSETVVVFPRWTRRVLPFWKRFVQAWDDLYGTARTLIDRRLTELQAQMDRGELTGGLYLTYLLSCDKLSHSEIYTCVTELLLGGVDTTSNTLSWALYHLARDRRVQDRLYSEVNGVCANRRKPDTDDLRRMPYLKAFIKETLRLYPVVPGNGRFTAENEVIVDNYRFPKKTQFHLCHYVVSHDQTQFTHADVFMPERWLRTQVFQHHPYSFIPFGVGVRACVGKRVAEMEMYLALCRLMQHYEVQPGDDGAAIEAKTRTLLVPAKPISLRFLLRA, encoded by the exons ATGAAGCCCTGGCCTCATCGTCTTTCTGCACACGGCAGAGGCTTGGTCACCTTCTCCACCAGAACACTCATCCAGGTAACGACTGAAGCGGCTAAACTGAAGACCATCAATGACTTGCCGGGCCCCGCCTTCTTCACCACGCTCTACTGGTTATTTGTCAAAGGCTATGCGGACAAAAGCCACTTGCTACAG GGTCTACAGAAGAATCTCTACGGGCCAATCTGGCGCTCCAGATTTGGCCCATTTGACTTGGTCAATGTGGCGAGTCCGGAGCTCATTGCTCAGGTGATCCAGCAAGAAGGACGCTACCCGGTGCGAGCTGTGCTGCCACACTGGAAGGAATACCTGGACCTGCGGGGACAAGCCTATGGGCTGCATGTAGA CAAAGGACTGGAGTGGCACCGAATGCGGAGTGTTCTGAACTCAAAGTTGCTGAAGCTGCAGGAAGTGCGGGCCTACGCTCCCATCATCCAACAGGTGGTTGAAGATCTCCTGCACCGCATTGAGTTCCTCCGGATTCGCAGTTCGGACCAAACTACTGTTTCTGATGTGGCTGCTGAGCTCTACAAATTTGGCTTTGAAG GTATATCATCCATCCTGTTCGAGACCAGGCTGGGATGCCTTCAGGAAGACATTCCTCAGGACACGTTGCGTTTCATCACTGCAGTCAATGATATGTTAACGCTGTCCGAGACTGTAGTTGTCTTTCCACGTTGGACGCGCCGTGTCCTGCCATTTTGGAAGCGCTTCGTTCAGGCTTGGGATGACCTCTATGGCACAG CACGAACACTCATAGACAGAAGACTGACTGAACTCCAAGCGCAGATGGACCGAGGTGAACTGACGGGTGGGTTGTACCTGACTTACCTGTTGTCCTGCGACAAGTTGAGCCACTCGGAGATCTACACCTGTGTGACAGAACTGCTGCTGGGCGGAGTCGACACA ACCTCCAACACGCTGTCCTGGGCCTTGTACCATTTGGCGAGGGACCGGCGTGTTCAGGATCGATTGTACAGTGAGGTCAACGGCGTGTGTGCCAACAGACGGAAGCCGGATACAGATGACCTGAGAAGGATGCCCTATTTGAAGGCTTTCATTAAGGAGACCTTACG CTTATATCCCGTAGTTCCTGGCAATGGACGCTTCACAGCAGAGAACGAGGTCATCGTGGACAACTACCGGTTTCCAAAGAAG ACTCAGTTTCATCTGTGCCACTACGTTGTCAGCCATGACCAGACACAGTTCACCCACGCTGATGTCTTCATGCCGGAGCGGTGGCTTCGTACTCAGGTCTTCCAGCACCACCCATACAGCTTCATCCCCTTTGGTGTGGGTGTGCGAGCCTGTGTGGGGAAGAGGGTGGCAGAAATGGAGATGTACTTGGCTTTGTGTAGG CTGATGCAGCACTACGAGGTACAGCCGGGAGATGACGGTGCCGCCATCGAGGCCAAAACACGAACGCTGCTTGTCCCTGCGAAGCCCATCAGCCTCCGCTTCCTGCTCAGAGCCTGA